The genomic stretch CAGGATCCCGGCGAGCTCGCTGCTCAACGGATCCACCGGCCCCGCCGCGGTAGCGGTGCTGCTTTGCTGGTTCATCGCTGTTCCTCCTGTAAGTTGTGGGTTTGCTCGGAATGGGAAAAGACCAGATGCAGTTGAACGCCGCGGCCATACGCGGGACCGGCACCGATCCCGAGCTCCCCGGCGGTCCCTGAACTGTCCGCCTCGGCGGTCCCTGCACTGACCAACATGGTCCCTGCAGTGGCCAAACCGGTCCTTGTACTGGCTACGGTGGTCCCAACGTTGGCCAGGCTGGTCCCTTGACTGGCATTACCGCCGGTCCCGGTACTGGCCAGGGCGGTCCCAGTGCTGGCAGGGTGCCCCGCCGCCGCGGTTCTGGCGGCGTGGTTGGAGTATTCGGCAGGATCGCGGGCGAAGCGGGAGGTCCCGGCCGCGGCGGCGATCGGCATCAGGGTCGGGGTGTTCTCCACGGCCTTGGCCAGCATCGAGTCGATCTTGCCGACCGCGATGACATCCAGATCCAGGGCCTTGGAACACGCCGCCTCCACCGCGGACGACCCGTACTGGCGCACCAATCCGATGAGCCGGTAGACGGCGCGCATCCTGGTCCAGGGCAGCGGGTCATCCAGGATCCGTTCGGCGTAGATACCGATGTTCTCTCCGTGTCCGGCGCAGAGCCCGATCAGCTTGGTGATGTCCCGCAGCGCGTAAGCGCTCTTGTGTTCGGGAAGATCTGACGCGTCGGTGGAGCGGGTCCCGGGCCGCATCCTCGGGTGGGTCTTGATCAGTTGCCCGCGGTGGTAGATCTTCACCAGCTCGCTGTCGGCACGCACATCGACTTGGGAACCGATGTAGTCCCCGGGCACCGAGTACAAGGCCTTGCCGACCTCGATGTGGTGGTCACGGTGCACCTTCGCGTCCTTGAAAAGAGGTACGTCGTAGTTAGCCGGGGCCGGCAACAGTTCCGAGGCTTCCTCGGCGGCAAAGACCTCCGCCGGGTGGGCCTGCGTCGTGCCATGAACACGCATCCCGGCCTTTTCCTGGCACCAGAACACGGCCCGCACCTGGGCATCCTCGAGATCGGCGAAGGTCTCGCCGGCGAAGAAATTCCCGCGCACATACTGCACAACCCGCTCAACGCGGGGCTTGTCGAGCGGTGTCCGAACGCGGGCGGCATCGGTCGCGAACCCGGCGTGGGCGGCGTAATCCAGCCAGCCCGTGGAGAAACGCGGGTTTACAGGTTCCGCGGCCGTGACCACCGGCTTCATGTTGTCCGGAATCAGGACCTTGAAGACCCCGCCAAAGAACGCCCACGCCATCTCGCACCCGGCGATCACCGCCGCGAGGGTCTGGGTGTAGGTGAGCCAGACGAACATGTGCCTCGAATACACGGCGGTGAAGATCAGGGCGTGCACCTTCCGGTCTTTGCCCGTGTGCGCGTCCTTGATGGTGCCCATGTAGGCGAAGTCGATCTGGCACTCCACCCCTGGCTCCCCGTCGGCGACGCGCACCGTGGTCGTTTTCACCCGGTACCCGCACCGCTCCGTCGCGAACCGGTGCAGCGTCCGATACGGCACCTGGCAGCCCTGGCGGGACAGCAGCTCGTGGACCTTCACCAGATTCAACGCCCGGCCGGCCTTCCCCGTCCCGGTGCCTGTGACCCAGGCCCGGATCTGCTCCTCGTGCCCGGCCAACGCTTCCCACGCCGGCCCGTGCCCGTTCGGCCGTGACGGGCGGACCGCGGCAACCACAGCACCGACGAGCTCGTCGGTGACCGCGCCGGGTCCGGCGTCGCGCACCAGCCCGGCAGCCTCGGCGGCCTGCACATAGCGGCGCGCCGTTTTCCTATCCACACCGGCCCGCTCGCCCACGGTGCGCAACCCCGCACCATCAAGCCATGCCCGTAAAACTTCCCGAATCTCAACCACGCTGACCTCCCTGAAAACCATCCCTGTTGACCTCCACGCCGAGAACGCTGACGCGATGATCAAACAAGGAAACGAAGGACGCCCCGGCGCAACACGCCGAACGGTCCCATGACTGGCTAAACAGGTGGTCCCATGAAGGTGGCAAAAAACCGGCTACAACGGTCCCATCCTCCTGGCAGGCGACAAACACCACAGAATCCGCGCCATTCAACGACTTCTCACCGAGGAGAGCATCCCGCTGCACGCCAGAATCGCGGGCCTGCTGGTCCTGCTCTACGCCCAACCGGCAACACGCATCGTCAGGCTCACGATCAGCGACATAATCGTCAACGACGGCACCACGACAATCTGTTTTGGCGATCCGCCGACACCGGTACCCGACCCGGTGGCCCGGCTCCTGCAGGACTACCTGACGAACCGCATCAACCTGGACGCGGCAACCAATCCCGGATCCCACTGGCTCTTCCCGGGACAACGCGCCGGTCAACCCATTCACCCGGTCACCCTCCGGGCCTTCCTGCGCAAACAAGGCATCCCACCCCAACGCGGACGAACCTCCGCACTACGACACTTGGTGCTCCAAGTCCCAGCCCCCGTGCTGGCCTTGGCGCTCGGCTACCACCACACCAGCACCACCAGAATCGCCGCAGAAGCCGGATCACCCTGGGCCGGCTACGCACCAGGGACCCACGACACACCAACCGCAGCCGTGGCCCCGACACAGCACGAAAAATGGCCACTTGAATGATGGCCGCTACCCGTACCCCTACTTGGGTAAGAAGAATTCCAGCGCGATGCCGTCTGGGTCCTTGAAGTTCAGTGCCGTGCCATACGGGGCTTCGATGAGACCGCTGTGGGCTACGCCGAGACTATCCAGATGCGCGGCCCATTCGATGAGTTCCGCTGGGCTGGCTACGGAAAACCCGACATGGTCCAGGCCCGGATTGTGTTCATCGAAGCGGCCCCCGCCGGAAGCTGTTCGATGCTCTGTCAGTCCCAGTGACGCCCCTCCACCGAGATCGAATTTACGTCGGATAAACGGGCCATCGAGCATCGTACCCGAGGGCTCTGTACCCCACAGACGGGAGTAAAAAGCGACGCTGACCTCAACGTCAGTCACGGTGAGAGCAAGATGGTCAATGGCGGGCAACGCAGGCATCAGAACTCCTAAAGGGGAAGGTTGGCACGTAGTAGGGAAGTCGGGCACGAGCCTGCCAAAGTGTAGATCCACATCGTCTCACAGGCCTACGGATGCAGATTTCATCCCGGCGGTCACAACTCCCCACAACGCACGCTTACCTGCGTCTGATCCACGCCACAGCCACCGCACGCCGGCGACCTGTTTAGCCGTCGGCCTTTGAAGAGGCACAAGTATCCAAGGAGCACGGGATTTATGCTCTGTCGCCTGAACCATCATTACCGTACGCGCCGATCTTATGAGTCGAATGCCTCACTTCATCTACGGCGGCC from Arthrobacter stackebrandtii encodes the following:
- the istA gene encoding IS21 family transposase, which translates into the protein MVEIREVLRAWLDGAGLRTVGERAGVDRKTARRYVQAAEAAGLVRDAGPGAVTDELVGAVVAAVRPSRPNGHGPAWEALAGHEEQIRAWVTGTGTGKAGRALNLVKVHELLSRQGCQVPYRTLHRFATERCGYRVKTTTVRVADGEPGVECQIDFAYMGTIKDAHTGKDRKVHALIFTAVYSRHMFVWLTYTQTLAAVIAGCEMAWAFFGGVFKVLIPDNMKPVVTAAEPVNPRFSTGWLDYAAHAGFATDAARVRTPLDKPRVERVVQYVRGNFFAGETFADLEDAQVRAVFWCQEKAGMRVHGTTQAHPAEVFAAEEASELLPAPANYDVPLFKDAKVHRDHHIEVGKALYSVPGDYIGSQVDVRADSELVKIYHRGQLIKTHPRMRPGTRSTDASDLPEHKSAYALRDITKLIGLCAGHGENIGIYAERILDDPLPWTRMRAVYRLIGLVRQYGSSAVEAACSKALDLDVIAVGKIDSMLAKAVENTPTLMPIAAAAGTSRFARDPAEYSNHAARTAAAGHPASTGTALASTGTGGNASQGTSLANVGTTVASTRTGLATAGTMLVSAGTAEADSSGTAGELGIGAGPAYGRGVQLHLVFSHSEQTHNLQEEQR
- a CDS encoding VOC family protein — protein: MPALPAIDHLALTVTDVEVSVAFYSRLWGTEPSGTMLDGPFIRRKFDLGGGASLGLTEHRTASGGGRFDEHNPGLDHVGFSVASPAELIEWAAHLDSLGVAHSGLIEAPYGTALNFKDPDGIALEFFLPK